The Sphaerospermopsis torques-reginae ITEP-024 genome has a window encoding:
- a CDS encoding phosphodiester glycosidase family protein has protein sequence MLILEMNKLRFFLYSVSSILVTALSFTVADTTNAQLSPIRFQPRPLVVSQVPTPSSGNQIVLNGRTLTGAWRQQPGTSGTVTYVSDGALRQLIGIDLLNTTNPELQPIDWFSQSSPTLKAIFSPGYRYLDISNFAQINGWQIQVNGNQLMISTPAAKINNLRLGKRPTGDRLVIDLDRPTPWRATPGQTIRKSPDPQNPSAVPPGSPNREWIITLDSTADSSLIQRYPPQPPTTTLNPNALIQKVETVNNQTNNQTRITLSVPFGSSPQITTLANPNRLVVDIIPDALVTKDITWTKGLRWQQRFINVGQDRFPVVWLEINPRQAGLTLKPITSNLESQTGIAPLIQTAQRDLAIAGINGGYFNRNNKLPLGAVRRDNQWLSGPILNRGAIAWNNNGEFYFGRLTLNETLNTSNNQTLPILFLNSAYVQNGIARYTPTWGQTYTPLLDNEIIITVQNNQITNQTPGGKAGVTSVTIPQNGYLLTLRGTATSNAAKLPIGTKVNITSSTNSANFNRYPHIIGAGPLLIQNRQIVLDAQSEKFSNAFIIERAARSAICTTSTGNLIIAAVHNRAGGPGPTLAEHAQLMQTMGCVNALNLDGGSSTSLYLGGQLLDRSPNTAARVHNGIGIFINNR, from the coding sequence ATGCTCATACTCGAAATGAACAAACTGCGGTTTTTCCTTTACTCTGTGTCTTCAATCCTAGTAACAGCACTTAGTTTTACTGTTGCTGATACTACTAACGCTCAACTATCTCCCATCCGTTTTCAACCTCGCCCCCTGGTGGTTTCTCAAGTACCAACACCATCATCAGGTAATCAAATAGTTCTCAATGGTAGAACCTTAACAGGTGCTTGGAGACAACAACCAGGAACATCTGGAACTGTAACTTATGTCAGTGATGGCGCACTTCGACAATTAATAGGAATAGATTTATTAAATACCACCAATCCTGAATTACAACCAATAGACTGGTTTTCTCAATCATCTCCCACCCTCAAAGCTATATTTTCTCCTGGATATCGTTATTTAGATATTTCTAATTTTGCCCAAATCAACGGCTGGCAGATCCAAGTTAACGGAAATCAGCTAATGATTTCTACCCCTGCTGCAAAAATTAATAATCTTCGTTTAGGAAAACGGCCTACAGGTGATCGCCTAGTTATAGACTTAGATCGTCCCACACCTTGGAGAGCTACACCAGGTCAAACTATCAGAAAATCACCAGATCCGCAAAATCCCAGTGCTGTACCCCCAGGATCACCCAACCGAGAATGGATCATCACCCTAGATAGTACGGCCGATAGTAGCTTAATTCAACGTTATCCACCCCAACCCCCAACCACCACACTCAACCCAAACGCACTGATTCAAAAAGTAGAAACAGTAAATAATCAAACTAATAATCAAACTAGGATTACTCTCAGTGTTCCCTTTGGTTCATCTCCCCAAATTACCACCCTAGCTAACCCTAATCGTTTAGTCGTTGATATTATCCCAGATGCTTTAGTAACAAAGGATATTACCTGGACTAAGGGATTACGCTGGCAACAAAGATTTATAAATGTTGGTCAGGATAGGTTTCCCGTCGTTTGGTTAGAAATTAACCCCCGTCAAGCTGGGTTAACATTAAAACCAATAACTTCCAATCTGGAAAGTCAAACAGGTATAGCACCCTTAATACAAACAGCACAAAGGGATTTAGCGATAGCAGGAATTAATGGTGGCTATTTTAACCGCAATAATAAATTACCTTTAGGTGCAGTCCGTCGGGATAATCAATGGTTATCAGGACCCATACTTAATAGAGGTGCGATCGCCTGGAATAACAACGGAGAATTTTATTTTGGTCGTCTCACCTTAAACGAAACTTTAAACACCAGCAATAACCAAACCCTACCCATACTCTTTCTTAACAGTGCCTACGTACAAAATGGCATAGCAAGATATACACCCACCTGGGGACAAACTTACACACCCTTACTAGATAACGAAATTATTATCACAGTTCAAAATAACCAAATCACCAACCAAACACCAGGAGGAAAAGCAGGTGTCACATCTGTTACCATCCCCCAAAATGGCTACCTCCTCACCTTACGGGGTACAGCTACCAGCAACGCCGCAAAACTACCTATTGGCACAAAAGTTAACATTACCAGTTCCACCAACTCTGCTAACTTTAACCGTTACCCCCACATTATCGGCGCAGGTCCGCTTTTAATCCAAAATCGTCAAATAGTTCTTGATGCTCAAAGTGAAAAATTTAGTAACGCCTTCATCATCGAAAGAGCCGCCCGCAGTGCTATTTGTACCACCAGCACAGGTAATTTAATCATAGCAGCCGTCCACAACCGCGCCGGAGGACCCGGACCCACCCTAGCAGAACACGCCCAATTAATGCAAACTATGGGTTGTGTAAACGCCCTCAACCTCGACGGAGGCAGTTCCACCAGTTTATACTTGGGAGGGCAATTACTGGATCGTTCACCCAATACAGCTGCCCGCGTTCATAACGGTATAGGTATCTTTATTAACAATAGGTAA
- a CDS encoding cupin domain-containing protein, with amino-acid sequence MAQLNEKVTNNTLSLSASISTKGIAASEMRPWGSFTVLEEGKGYKIKRIEVKPGHRLSLQMHHHRSEHWIVVSGTAKVVCGESEILLSNNQSTYVPQCTVHRLENPGVIPLVLIEVQNGEYLGEDDIIRYQDDYARSDK; translated from the coding sequence ATGGCTCAACTTAATGAAAAAGTCACAAATAATACACTGTCTTTAAGTGCAAGCATTAGCACAAAAGGCATAGCAGCCAGTGAAATGCGTCCTTGGGGTTCGTTTACAGTTTTAGAAGAAGGTAAAGGTTATAAAATTAAACGTATTGAAGTTAAACCAGGACATCGCCTCAGTTTGCAAATGCACCATCACCGCAGTGAACACTGGATAGTTGTTTCCGGTACTGCTAAAGTCGTGTGTGGTGAGAGTGAAATTTTACTCAGTAACAATCAATCAACCTACGTACCACAATGTACAGTTCATCGTTTAGAAAATCCGGGTGTTATTCCCTTGGTTTTGATAGAAGTTCAAAACGGCGAATATTTAGGAGAAGATGATATTATTCGCTACCAAGATGACTACGCTCGTAGTGATAAATGA
- a CDS encoding HesB/IscA family protein, with amino-acid sequence MIQLSPAATNEMERLKSKQQPNILFRLQVKPGGCSGWLYDIYFDEAVKVEDQVFDVNNIQLVIDKESIKYINGLTLDYSEDLMGGGFRFYNPIAISTCSCGNSFSMS; translated from the coding sequence ATGATTCAATTAAGTCCAGCAGCTACCAATGAGATGGAGCGATTAAAATCCAAACAACAGCCAAATATCTTGTTTCGCTTGCAGGTGAAACCAGGTGGCTGTTCGGGTTGGTTATACGATATTTACTTTGATGAAGCGGTTAAAGTTGAAGATCAGGTTTTTGACGTGAATAATATTCAATTAGTCATAGACAAAGAAAGCATCAAATATATTAACGGTTTGACCCTGGACTATTCAGAGGATCTTATGGGTGGAGGTTTTCGCTTCTACAACCCCATAGCCATTTCTACCTGTAGCTGTGGTAATTCTTTTTCTATGTCATAG
- the rpsL gene encoding 30S ribosomal protein S12, whose amino-acid sequence MPTIQQLIRSERELARQKTKSPALKQCPQRRGVCTRVYTTTPKKPNSALRKVARVRLTSGFEVTAYIPGIGHNLQEHSVVMIRGGRVKDLPGVRYHIIRGTLDTAGVKDRKQGRSKYGTKRPKEAKK is encoded by the coding sequence ATGCCAACAATTCAGCAATTAATACGTAGTGAACGCGAACTAGCGCGTCAAAAGACCAAATCTCCGGCTCTGAAACAATGTCCTCAACGCCGAGGAGTTTGTACCAGAGTATATACAACTACACCAAAAAAACCCAACTCAGCCCTTCGCAAAGTAGCGCGGGTAAGGCTAACATCTGGATTTGAGGTTACAGCTTACATTCCAGGCATTGGCCATAACTTGCAAGAACACTCTGTGGTCATGATCCGTGGTGGTCGGGTAAAAGACTTACCTGGTGTGAGATATCACATCATTCGCGGTACACTAGACACAGCCGGAGTTAAAGACCGGAAACAAGGACGTTCCAAGTATGGAACAAAGCGCCCAAAAGAAGCTAAAAAATAG
- the rpsG gene encoding 30S ribosomal protein S7, with product MSRRGVSQRRPVPPDSVYNSRLVSMMMRRVMRHGKKSLAARIVYDALKTIEERTGGNALETFERAVRNATPLVEVKARRVGGATYQVPMEVRSDRGTTLALRWLVQFSRSRPGRTMASRLANELMDAANETGSSIRKREETHRMAEANKAFAHYRY from the coding sequence ATGTCTCGTCGTGGAGTAAGTCAAAGGCGGCCTGTTCCGCCTGACTCAGTTTATAATAGTCGCCTAGTTAGCATGATGATGCGGCGGGTAATGCGTCATGGAAAAAAATCCCTTGCTGCCAGGATTGTTTATGATGCTTTAAAAACCATTGAAGAACGGACTGGTGGCAATGCTCTAGAAACATTTGAAAGAGCAGTCCGTAACGCTACACCTCTGGTAGAAGTAAAAGCTCGAAGAGTAGGTGGTGCGACTTATCAAGTACCAATGGAAGTCCGTTCAGATCGTGGTACTACCCTAGCATTGCGCTGGTTAGTACAATTTTCCCGGTCTAGACCAGGACGCACAATGGCTAGTAGACTAGCAAATGAATTAATGGACGCTGCGAATGAAACAGGGAGTTCCATTCGTAAGCGCGAAGAAACGCACCGTATGGCGGAAGCAAACAAAGCATTTGCACACTACCGTTACTAA
- the fusA gene encoding elongation factor G: MARTNPLEKVRNIGIAAHIDAGKTTTTERILFYSGIIHKIGEVHEGTAVTDWMEQERERGITITAAAISTSWKDHQINIIDTPGHVDFTIEVERSMRVLDGVIAVFCSVGGVQPQSETVWRQADRYKVPRIAFINKMDRTGANFYRVHEQMRDRLRANAIAIQLPIGSESDFKGIVDLVRMCAYMYTNDQGTDIQETEIPAELQDKAAEYRTALIEAVSETDDELMNKYFEGEELTEAEIRTALRKGTIAGTIVPVLCGSAFKNKGVQLMLDAVVDYLPAPIDVPAIQGTLPSGDTVERKADDNEPLSALAFKIMADPYGRLTFIRVYSGVLKKGSYVLNATKGKKERISRLVVLKADERQDVEELRAGDLGAAVGLKDTLTGDTLCDEGSAVILESLFIPEPVISVAVEPKTKNDMDKLSKALQALSEEDPTFRVSVDPETNQTVIAGMGELHLEILVDRMLREFKVEANVGAPQVAYRETIRKAVNKIEGKFIRQSGGKGQYGHVVIDLEPGKPGSGFEFVSKIVGGSVPKEYVGPAEQGMKECCESGVLAGYPLIDVKATLVDGSYHDVDSSEMAFKIAGSMAMKEAVTKASPVLLEPMMKVEVEVPENFLGDVMGDLNSRRGQIEGMGSEDGLAKVTAKVPLAEMFGYATDIRSKTQGRGIFSMEFSNYDEVPRNVAEAIIAKSKGNA; the protein is encoded by the coding sequence GTGGCACGCACAAACCCGCTAGAGAAAGTACGCAATATCGGTATTGCGGCGCATATAGATGCGGGAAAAACGACAACAACAGAGAGAATATTATTTTACTCTGGGATAATTCATAAAATTGGTGAAGTTCACGAAGGAACAGCAGTAACAGACTGGATGGAACAGGAGCGGGAGCGGGGAATTACCATCACTGCTGCTGCGATCAGTACCAGTTGGAAAGATCATCAAATTAACATTATTGACACTCCCGGTCACGTGGACTTCACAATTGAAGTTGAACGTTCCATGCGGGTGTTAGATGGTGTAATAGCTGTCTTTTGTTCCGTTGGTGGTGTTCAACCTCAGTCTGAGACAGTATGGCGGCAAGCTGACCGCTACAAAGTACCTCGCATTGCCTTCATCAACAAGATGGATCGCACAGGAGCGAACTTTTATAGAGTTCATGAGCAAATGCGCGATCGCCTGAGAGCAAATGCCATTGCCATTCAACTGCCCATCGGTAGCGAAAGTGATTTTAAGGGTATTGTTGATTTGGTACGGATGTGTGCGTATATGTACACAAACGACCAAGGAACGGATATTCAGGAAACAGAAATTCCTGCCGAATTGCAAGACAAAGCAGCAGAATATCGCACTGCGTTGATAGAAGCAGTATCGGAAACTGATGACGAACTGATGAATAAGTACTTCGAGGGAGAAGAACTTACAGAAGCGGAAATCCGTACTGCACTGCGTAAAGGAACAATTGCTGGAACAATTGTACCTGTGCTTTGTGGTTCAGCATTCAAAAACAAAGGCGTGCAGTTGATGCTGGATGCAGTCGTAGATTACCTGCCAGCACCAATTGACGTACCAGCAATTCAAGGTACATTGCCCAGTGGGGACACTGTAGAACGCAAGGCTGATGATAATGAACCCTTGTCAGCTTTAGCCTTCAAGATTATGGCAGACCCCTACGGTCGTCTGACCTTTATTCGCGTTTATTCTGGTGTGCTGAAAAAAGGTAGCTACGTCCTCAACGCTACCAAAGGCAAGAAAGAACGTATCTCTCGCCTGGTCGTTTTGAAAGCAGACGAACGTCAAGACGTTGAAGAACTACGGGCTGGTGACTTAGGCGCAGCAGTAGGATTGAAAGACACCTTGACTGGTGACACTCTATGTGATGAAGGCTCAGCAGTAATTCTAGAATCCTTGTTTATTCCTGAACCTGTCATCTCGGTAGCGGTTGAACCCAAAACCAAGAATGACATGGATAAGCTATCCAAAGCACTACAAGCTCTGTCCGAAGAAGACCCAACTTTCCGCGTCAGTGTTGATCCAGAAACCAACCAAACAGTGATTGCCGGGATGGGAGAACTACACCTGGAAATTCTTGTAGACCGGATGTTACGGGAATTCAAGGTAGAAGCCAACGTGGGTGCGCCCCAGGTAGCTTACCGGGAAACCATTCGCAAAGCTGTCAACAAAATTGAAGGTAAGTTTATCCGCCAAAGCGGTGGTAAGGGGCAATACGGTCACGTTGTGATTGACTTAGAACCAGGTAAACCAGGTTCAGGTTTTGAATTCGTTTCTAAAATTGTCGGTGGTTCAGTACCTAAAGAGTACGTAGGACCTGCTGAACAAGGAATGAAAGAATGTTGTGAATCTGGTGTATTAGCCGGATATCCACTCATTGACGTTAAAGCCACTTTAGTAGATGGTTCTTACCACGACGTAGACTCTTCAGAAATGGCATTTAAAATCGCTGGTTCAATGGCGATGAAAGAAGCTGTAACAAAGGCTTCACCCGTATTGTTAGAGCCGATGATGAAAGTAGAAGTTGAAGTCCCAGAAAACTTCCTTGGTGATGTTATGGGTGATCTCAACTCTCGTCGCGGGCAAATCGAAGGTATGGGATCTGAAGATGGTTTAGCTAAAGTAACAGCTAAAGTACCATTGGCAGAAATGTTTGGCTACGCTACTGATATCCGGTCAAAAACTCAAGGTCGTGGTATCTTTTCAATGGAGTTTAGCAACTACGATGAAGTGCCTCGCAACGTGGCTGAGGCCATCATTGCAAAAAGCAAAGGGAACGCATAA
- the tuf gene encoding elongation factor Tu, with translation MARAKFERTKTHVNIGTIGHVDHGKTTLTAAITMTLAALGNAEAKAYDQIDNAPEEKARGITINTAHVEYETESRHYAHVDCPGHADYVKNMITGAAQMDGAILVVAATDGPMPQTREHILLARQVGVPKLVVFLNKEDMMEDEELLELVELELRELLTEYGFDGDNIPIVRGSGLQALEAMVKSPKTAKGENPWVDKIYALMDAVDSYIPDPERDIDKPFLMAVEDVFTITGRGTVATGRIERGKVKVNDTVELIGLRDTRSTTVTGIEMFKKSLDEGMAGDNAGVLLRGLKKEDIERGMVIAKPGSITPHTEFEGEVYVLTEKEGGRKTPFFAGYRPQFYVRTTDVTGTIKSYTADDGGAVEMVMPGDRIKMTVELINPVAIEQGMRFAIREGGRTIGAGVVSKILK, from the coding sequence ATGGCACGCGCAAAGTTTGAACGGACTAAGACCCACGTTAACATCGGTACTATTGGCCACGTTGACCACGGTAAAACTACTTTAACAGCAGCTATCACCATGACCTTGGCTGCTTTGGGTAACGCAGAAGCTAAAGCTTACGATCAAATTGATAACGCACCCGAAGAAAAAGCACGGGGTATTACAATCAACACTGCTCACGTTGAGTATGAAACGGAAAGTCGCCACTATGCTCACGTAGACTGTCCTGGACACGCTGACTATGTGAAAAACATGATCACAGGTGCGGCACAAATGGATGGCGCTATTCTTGTGGTAGCGGCTACTGATGGTCCTATGCCCCAAACTCGTGAACACATCCTGTTAGCACGTCAGGTAGGTGTTCCTAAACTGGTAGTCTTCCTCAACAAAGAAGACATGATGGAAGACGAAGAACTTCTGGAATTGGTAGAACTAGAACTGCGCGAACTATTGACCGAATACGGTTTTGATGGTGATAATATCCCCATCGTTAGAGGTTCTGGTCTGCAAGCTCTGGAAGCAATGGTTAAGTCCCCCAAAACTGCAAAGGGAGAAAATCCTTGGGTAGATAAAATCTATGCTCTAATGGATGCTGTAGATTCTTATATTCCTGATCCAGAGCGCGATATTGACAAGCCTTTCTTGATGGCAGTTGAAGACGTATTCACCATTACAGGTCGTGGTACTGTTGCTACTGGTCGGATTGAACGTGGTAAAGTCAAGGTTAACGACACAGTTGAATTAATTGGTTTGAGAGATACTCGTAGCACCACTGTCACCGGTATTGAGATGTTCAAGAAGAGTCTTGATGAAGGTATGGCAGGGGACAACGCCGGTGTATTGCTGCGTGGTTTGAAAAAAGAAGATATAGAACGTGGTATGGTAATCGCCAAACCCGGTTCTATCACCCCTCATACTGAATTTGAAGGTGAAGTTTACGTATTGACCGAAAAAGAAGGTGGTCGCAAAACTCCCTTCTTCGCTGGTTATCGTCCTCAGTTCTATGTACGGACAACAGATGTAACTGGCACTATCAAAAGCTACACAGCTGATGATGGCGGCGCAGTAGAAATGGTTATGCCAGGCGATCGCATCAAAATGACAGTTGAACTGATCAACCCCGTTGCGATTGAACAAGGTATGCGCTTCGCTATTCGTGAAGGTGGCCGCACTATTGGTGCTGGTGTCGTTTCTAAAATCCTCAAATAG
- the rpsJ gene encoding 30S ribosomal protein S10 yields MATLQQQKIRIRLQAFDRRLLDTSCEKIVDTANRTNATAIGPIPLPTKRKIYCVLRSPHVDKDSREHFETRTHRRIIDIYQPSSKTIDALMKLDLPSGVDIEVKL; encoded by the coding sequence ATGGCAACTTTACAGCAGCAAAAGATTAGAATTCGCTTACAGGCTTTTGACCGACGTTTATTGGATACATCTTGCGAGAAGATTGTAGATACAGCTAACCGTACTAACGCTACAGCTATCGGACCGATTCCTTTACCCACAAAACGGAAGATATATTGCGTGCTGCGCTCACCTCACGTAGATAAAGATTCCCGCGAGCATTTTGAAACCCGCACCCATCGTCGGATTATTGATATTTACCAGCCTTCTTCTAAAACTATTGATGCGCTGATGAAGTTGGATTTACCATCTGGTGTAGATATCGAAGTTAAACTTTAA
- a CDS encoding LON peptidase substrate-binding domain-containing protein, giving the protein MTSSSKIAVRELPLFPLPEVVLFPTRPLPLHIFEFRYRIMMNTILAGDRRFGVLMVDPIKGTIANVGCCAEIIHCQRLPDDRMEMLTLGQQRFRVLEYVREKPYRVGLVEWIEDQPPSQDLRPLATEVEQLLTDVVRLSAKLTEKDIELPEDLPDLPTELSYWVASNLYGVAPEQQALLELQDTSARLQREAEILTSTRNHLAARSVLKDTFNNMG; this is encoded by the coding sequence ATGACATCTTCTTCAAAAATTGCCGTCCGTGAACTACCTCTGTTCCCGTTACCTGAGGTGGTGCTGTTTCCCACTAGACCATTACCTTTACATATATTTGAATTTCGCTACCGAATCATGATGAACACGATTTTGGCAGGCGATCGCAGGTTTGGGGTTTTAATGGTCGATCCGATCAAAGGGACTATCGCTAACGTCGGTTGCTGTGCTGAAATTATCCATTGTCAGCGATTACCAGATGATCGCATGGAAATGTTAACTTTGGGACAGCAAAGATTTCGGGTTTTAGAGTATGTACGGGAAAAGCCTTACCGTGTAGGTTTGGTAGAATGGATTGAAGACCAACCACCATCTCAGGATCTTCGCCCTTTAGCCACTGAAGTAGAACAACTACTCACGGATGTTGTCAGGCTTTCCGCTAAGTTAACCGAAAAAGATATCGAATTACCAGAAGATTTACCTGATTTACCTACTGAGTTATCTTACTGGGTAGCTAGTAATCTTTATGGTGTCGCTCCTGAACAACAAGCATTGTTGGAACTACAAGACACATCCGCTCGTTTACAAAGAGAAGCAGAAATTTTGACTTCTACTCGCAATCATCTGGCAGCACGTTCTGTTCTTAAAGACACATTTAATAATATGGGTTGA
- a CDS encoding glutamyl-tRNA reductase, with the protein MNIAVVGLSHKTAPVEVREKLSIPEPQTEGAIAHLLSYPHIDEVAILSTCNRLEIYIVSSEITYGIQEVTQFLAEHSKLPIISLRQHLFTLMHSDAVTHVMRVAAGLDSLVLGEGQILAQVKNTHKLGQQFNGIKTILNRLFKQAITAGKRVRTETSIGTGAVSISSAAVELAQIKVENLAPYRIAILGAGKMSRLLVQHLISKGATRIAIVNRSRERAEELAKQFPEVPIKIHLLPEMISVVSHSEIVFTSTSSTEPILDRAKLEMVLDPNHSLMLFDISVPRNVDADLNDLPNVQAFNVDDLKAVVAQNYESRRKMAQEAEKILDEEVADFDVWWRSLETVSTISSLRNKVENIREQELQKALSRLGSEFGEKHQEVIEALTRGIVNKILHDPMVQLRAQQDVETRRNCMRTLQMLFNLDAEEQFS; encoded by the coding sequence ATGAATATTGCAGTGGTGGGGTTAAGCCATAAAACAGCCCCAGTAGAAGTAAGAGAAAAACTAAGTATTCCTGAACCGCAAACCGAAGGTGCGATCGCTCATCTCCTCAGCTATCCTCATATTGATGAAGTCGCTATTCTTAGCACCTGTAACCGTCTGGAAATTTACATTGTTAGCAGTGAAATTACTTACGGTATTCAAGAAGTTACTCAGTTTCTGGCAGAACACAGCAAATTACCTATCATATCTTTGCGTCAACATTTATTTACTTTGATGCACTCTGACGCTGTGACTCATGTGATGCGAGTTGCTGCGGGTTTGGATAGTTTGGTTCTTGGTGAAGGTCAAATTCTGGCTCAGGTGAAAAATACTCACAAACTGGGACAACAATTTAATGGTATAAAAACAATTTTAAATCGCTTATTTAAACAAGCTATCACCGCAGGTAAACGAGTCCGTACAGAAACCAGTATTGGTACTGGTGCAGTTTCTATTAGTTCCGCTGCTGTGGAATTAGCGCAAATTAAGGTAGAAAATTTAGCTCCCTATCGGATCGCTATTCTCGGTGCGGGGAAAATGTCTCGGTTACTTGTACAACACCTAATTTCTAAAGGTGCAACTCGAATTGCTATTGTGAACCGTTCCCGTGAACGTGCGGAAGAATTAGCAAAGCAGTTCCCAGAAGTACCTATTAAAATACATCTGTTACCAGAAATGATATCAGTGGTTTCACATAGTGAAATTGTATTTACTAGCACTTCTTCAACGGAGCCAATTTTGGATCGTGCTAAGTTAGAAATGGTTTTAGATCCTAACCACTCGTTGATGTTATTTGATATTTCTGTACCCCGTAACGTTGATGCAGATCTAAACGATTTGCCAAATGTTCAGGCGTTTAATGTGGATGATTTAAAGGCGGTTGTAGCGCAAAATTACGAAAGTCGTCGGAAAATGGCGCAGGAAGCCGAAAAAATCCTAGATGAAGAGGTGGCAGATTTTGATGTGTGGTGGCGGAGTTTAGAAACTGTCTCTACTATCAGTTCTTTGCGGAATAAAGTTGAAAACATCCGCGAGCAAGAATTACAAAAAGCATTATCTCGCTTAGGGTCAGAATTTGGTGAAAAACACCAAGAAGTGATTGAAGCTCTCACACGAGGAATAGTAAATAAAATTTTACATGATCCAATGGTACAACTACGGGCGCAACAAGATGTTGAAACCAGACGTAATTGTATGCGAACTCTGCAAATGTTATTTAATTTAGATGCAGAAGAGCAGTTTAGTTAA
- the glpX gene encoding class II fructose-bisphosphatase has product MENTIGLEIIEVVEQAAIASAKWMGKGEKNTADQVAVEAMRERMNKIYMRGRIVIGEGERDDAPMLYIGEEVGICANPEAKAQCNPDELIEIDIAVDPCEGTNLVAYGQPGSMAVLAISEKGGLFAAPDFYMKKLAAPPAAKGKVDINKSATENLKILSECLGRSIEELVVVVMKRERHNDLIKEIREAGARVQLISDGDVGAALSCGFAGTNIHALMGIGAAPEGVISAAAMRALGGHFQGQLIYDPEVVKTGLIGESKQSNLDRLASMGITDPDKVYDAHELASGETVLFAACGITSGNLMQGVRFFHGGARTQSLVISSQSKTARFVDTIHMFEQPKVVQLH; this is encoded by the coding sequence GTGGAAAATACAATTGGTTTAGAGATTATTGAGGTTGTCGAGCAAGCAGCGATCGCCTCTGCAAAGTGGATGGGTAAGGGTGAAAAGAATACTGCTGACCAGGTAGCAGTGGAAGCTATGCGCGAACGCATGAATAAAATCTATATGCGCGGTCGCATTGTGATCGGTGAAGGTGAACGTGATGACGCTCCCATGCTTTACATCGGTGAAGAAGTAGGTATTTGTGCTAATCCCGAAGCTAAAGCACAATGCAACCCTGATGAATTAATTGAAATTGATATCGCTGTTGACCCCTGCGAAGGTACTAACTTGGTAGCTTACGGACAACCCGGTTCAATGGCCGTTTTGGCAATTTCTGAAAAAGGTGGTCTGTTTGCTGCTCCTGATTTTTACATGAAGAAGTTGGCAGCACCCCCAGCAGCTAAGGGTAAAGTTGATATCAACAAGTCAGCTACCGAAAACTTGAAGATTCTTTCTGAGTGTTTAGGTCGCTCTATCGAAGAACTTGTAGTAGTTGTGATGAAGCGCGAACGCCACAACGATTTAATCAAAGAAATCCGCGAAGCTGGCGCAAGAGTACAATTAATTTCTGATGGTGACGTAGGTGCAGCTTTATCTTGTGGTTTTGCTGGTACTAATATTCACGCGCTGATGGGTATTGGTGCTGCTCCTGAAGGTGTAATTTCTGCTGCGGCTATGCGTGCTTTAGGCGGTCACTTCCAAGGTCAGTTAATCTATGATCCTGAAGTCGTGAAAACCGGTTTGATCGGTGAAAGCAAACAATCTAATTTAGATCGTCTAGCTTCTATGGGTATCACTGACCCAGATAAGGTTTATGATGCTCATGAATTGGCATCTGGTGAAACTGTTCTCTTCGCTGCTTGTGGTATCACTTCTGGTAATTTGATGCAAGGTGTACGTTTCTTCCACGGTGGTGCTAGAACTCAAAGTTTGGTTATTTCTAGCCAGTCTAAGACTGCTCGCTTTGTAGATACCATTCATATGTTTGAACAACCCAAAGTTGTCCAACTCCACTAA